The Streptomyces sp. NBC_01197 genome window below encodes:
- a CDS encoding ABC transporter ATP-binding protein, with product MIELSGLTKRYGEKMAVDQLTFNVRPGIVTGFLGPNGAGKSTTMRMVLGLDNPTGGDVRIDGKHYKDLKDPLRHIGALLDAKTMHGGRTAHNHLLCLAQSNGIPASRVGEVLETVGLSAVAKKRAKGFSLGMGQRLGIAGALLGDPEILMFDEPVNGLDPEGIHWIRNLMKALAGQGRTIFVSSHLMSEMALTADHLVVIGQGRLMADTSMSEFIAENSRSYVRLRSPQREQLFDVLHEAGYKPVSAGDGTLEVDGTAAADIGELAARHQLVLHELSPQQASLEEAFMQLTAESVEYHAHNGGDSAPPGAPRQPGWGQKPQQPGQQPRWGQDPKNPKRGA from the coding sequence GTGATCGAACTCTCGGGGCTGACCAAACGCTATGGCGAGAAGATGGCGGTCGACCAGCTGACCTTCAATGTACGACCGGGCATCGTCACCGGCTTCCTGGGACCCAACGGAGCCGGGAAGTCCACCACGATGCGGATGGTCCTCGGCCTGGACAACCCCACGGGCGGAGACGTCCGGATCGACGGCAAGCACTACAAGGACCTCAAGGACCCGCTGCGGCACATCGGCGCGCTGCTCGACGCCAAGACCATGCACGGCGGGCGTACGGCCCACAACCATCTGCTCTGTCTCGCGCAGAGCAACGGCATCCCGGCGTCCCGGGTCGGCGAGGTGCTGGAGACCGTCGGCCTCTCGGCGGTGGCGAAGAAGCGCGCCAAGGGCTTCTCGCTCGGCATGGGGCAGCGGCTCGGCATCGCGGGGGCGCTGCTCGGTGACCCCGAGATCCTGATGTTCGACGAGCCGGTGAACGGTCTGGACCCCGAGGGCATCCACTGGATCCGCAACCTCATGAAGGCCCTTGCCGGGCAGGGCCGCACGATCTTCGTCTCCTCGCACCTGATGAGCGAGATGGCCCTCACCGCCGACCACTTGGTCGTCATCGGGCAGGGGCGGCTGATGGCCGACACCAGCATGTCGGAGTTCATCGCGGAGAACTCGCGGTCGTACGTGCGGCTGCGCTCCCCGCAGCGGGAGCAGCTCTTCGACGTGCTGCACGAGGCCGGGTACAAGCCGGTCTCGGCGGGCGACGGCACACTCGAAGTGGACGGCACGGCCGCGGCCGACATCGGTGAACTCGCCGCCCGACACCAGCTCGTCCTGCATGAGCTGAGTCCCCAGCAGGCTTCACTCGAAGAGGCGTTCATGCAGCTCACCGCGGAATCGGTGGAGTACCACGCACACAACGGCGGCGACAGCGCACCTCCGGGCGCACCGCGGCAGCCCGGGTGGGGTCAGAAACCGCAGCAGCCGGGACAGCAGCCCAGGTGGGGCCAGGACCCGAAGAACCCGAAGAGGGGGGCCTGA
- a CDS encoding ABC transporter permease subunit — translation MAAAQVMKSEWTKIRSVQSTVWTLASALVVTVAFGALFSALSNSQFSNMPRSDQLTFDPTSVSFAGIVLGQLALIVFGVLVVSNEYSTGMIRMSLAAVPQRGTFYVSKIVVATVLAFVIGVVTSFLTYFLGQALLGVHRSHIGDPGVLRAVFGASLYMTLITMFSMGIASLLRSPMLSLGILMPFFFLISNILGSVSATKKVGQYLPDQAGSKITQVVSGSNSAPYGPWAGLGIMALWVAAAVLAGYVLLKKRDA, via the coding sequence ATGGCGGCCGCCCAGGTGATGAAGTCCGAGTGGACCAAGATCCGCTCGGTGCAGTCCACCGTCTGGACACTGGCGAGCGCGCTGGTGGTGACGGTGGCGTTCGGGGCGCTGTTCAGCGCGCTGTCGAACTCCCAGTTCAGCAACATGCCCCGCTCGGACCAGCTCACCTTCGACCCGACGTCGGTGAGTTTCGCGGGGATCGTGCTCGGCCAGCTCGCGCTGATCGTCTTCGGGGTGCTCGTGGTCTCGAACGAGTACAGCACCGGAATGATCCGGATGTCGCTGGCCGCCGTCCCGCAGCGCGGCACCTTCTACGTCTCCAAGATCGTGGTGGCCACGGTCCTGGCGTTCGTCATCGGTGTGGTGACGAGCTTTCTGACGTACTTCCTCGGCCAGGCGCTGCTCGGCGTCCACCGCTCCCACATCGGGGACCCCGGTGTGCTGCGGGCCGTGTTCGGTGCCTCGCTGTACATGACTCTGATCACGATGTTCTCGATGGGCATCGCCTCGCTGCTGCGCAGTCCCATGCTGTCGCTGGGCATCCTGATGCCGTTCTTCTTCCTGATCTCCAACATCCTGGGAAGCGTCTCCGCCACCAAGAAGGTCGGCCAGTACCTCCCCGACCAGGCAGGGAGCAAGATCACCCAGGTGGTGTCGGGCAGTAACAGCGCCCCGTACGGGCCCTGGGCCGGGCTGGGCATCATGGCTCTGTGGGTGGCGGCCGCGGTGCTCGCCGGCTACGTACTGCTGAAGAAACGCGACGCCTGA